ATGATATCACCTATCAAGACAACATTATTCGCGTAGAAGCAACTGAATTTATAAATGATACCTTGGATATTCCTATTTATTTCGAATATGTCTACTTAGGGGATAATTACCTCGGAGTCTACAATAGCGAAAGTGAACAAATAACAGCAACAGTCACCATCGAATAAAAAATAAAAATTATAAAGGAGTCATATAACATGATCATATGTCCAAATTGCCAAGCAGAAATGAATGAGGAGAGTAAATTTTGTACGGAGTGTGGCACGCCCTTGGTGGAACAAGCCACACAACAAACACAACCTACTCAACAGCCTAATACGAGTCAAATTACCATCACAGCACCCAATATTGATTTAACAGACGTAAAAAATAAGATGACCAATTACTGGCAATACCTTTTACAAACTGCTGTACATCCTAGCTCAAGTTTCGCTAACACTCATGCCATTATGGGATGGATTCAAGTTTCCGTTATCGCATTATTAACAACCTTTATTCTAGCTGTTTTTGCGAATGAATCGTATCTCGGAGTAGGATTTATTGACTTTGTTAAAATATTCTTCGTTCAAGTGGCAGCAAGCCTTTGTCCGATACTCGTTAGCTTTTTAGTTGTTCGTTTTATGAAAAAAAATCCCATCAGCTTTAGCCAAGCAACCGCTCAATTTGGTGGATTATTGTCACTAAATGTCTTCATTCTTGCTTTAGTGCTTATCTTCAGTTTTTTATCACCATTTGGTTTGGCTGATTTGATTCTCTTACTATTAGGACTTACAGGTATTATCAATATAGCAGCTTTCAATATTTATCTATACAGCACGGATAACAATAGTAAAATAGATTCCTTCATCGCAACTATTATCGGAAACGTTGGTTACTTAATCTTAGTTGTCTTGATTATACGTATCTTATTAGGCCTTTCCTTAGAAGGTGTGAGTGGTGGTTATTTATTTGAAAATATCATGGATGAACTATTTTATTAATATGTGTTGAGGAGAGAATCTAAAATGAAATTTTGTCCAAACTGCGGAACTGAAAATAATAGCGAAACACGCTTTTGTAAAGAGTGTGGTCATGACTTTAATGGTAAGGTGAAAGAAGCCCCTCAGCAACGATCGGTTACCATTAGCAAACCTGAAATGAAGGCATTAACGAAGACCCAAAAAATGATTGCAGCTGTTGTTGCTGTCGTACTAGTAGCCTTATTCGGTGGCTATAAAATCGGCGAAAAAGCCTATAGTAAAGAGAATCAAGTCAACCATTATATCGAAATTTTAGCGTCTGCGGACGCAGAACGAA
This genomic interval from Jeotgalibaca arthritidis contains the following:
- a CDS encoding zinc ribbon domain-containing protein, with the translated sequence MIICPNCQAEMNEESKFCTECGTPLVEQATQQTQPTQQPNTSQITITAPNIDLTDVKNKMTNYWQYLLQTAVHPSSSFANTHAIMGWIQVSVIALLTTFILAVFANESYLGVGFIDFVKIFFVQVAASLCPILVSFLVVRFMKKNPISFSQATAQFGGLLSLNVFILALVLIFSFLSPFGLADLILLLLGLTGIINIAAFNIYLYSTDNNSKIDSFIATIIGNVGYLILVVLIIRILLGLSLEGVSGGYLFENIMDELFY